In Calypte anna isolate BGI_N300 chromosome Z, bCalAnn1_v1.p, whole genome shotgun sequence, the following are encoded in one genomic region:
- the LOC103532420 gene encoding LOW QUALITY PROTEIN: phospholipase A2 inhibitor and Ly6/PLAUR domain-containing protein-like (The sequence of the model RefSeq protein was modified relative to this genomic sequence to represent the inferred CDS: deleted 2 bases in 1 codon), with the protein MKVSPALSFLLAFLDPGTSLQCEVCHGIGRSCSGPMKTCSSDEDTCGIVVHAVVMGGMEIPSTTKSCMPSSVCQVGPIPITMNYGKAKARSQLACCTGHECETISVSLPPEDNVPNGYQCPACYSVDSFQCSNEIVNCTGSETQCVDLAGLVNSGGMTLKAAMRGCTTISECTMIGDGKTNVGMMDIKLKQFQCTPASTRDMLNSGFTTPDTLFLSVLSGFILEKALF; encoded by the exons ATGAAAGTGTCCCCTGCCCTCAGCTTCCTCCTGGCTTTCCTGGACCCTG GGACCTCCCTTCAGTGTGAGGTTTGTCATGGCATAGGAAGAAGCTGCTCTGGTCCCATGAAAACCTGTAGCAGTGATGAGGATACTTGTGGCATCGTGGTGCATGCGGTTGTGATGG GGGGGATGGAAATCCCTTCCACCACCAAGTCCTGCATGCCATCCAGTGTTTGCCAGGTTGGCCCTATC CCTATCACCATGAACTACGGGAAGGCAAAGGCAAGGAGCCAGTTGGCTTGCTGCACGGGCCATGAGTGTGAAACAATCTCTGTCTCAT tgcCTCCAGAGGACAACGTGCCAAATGGATACCAGTGTCCTGCCTGCTACAGCGTGGACTCCTTCCAGTGTAGTAATGAAATTGTAAACTGCACTGGATCTGAAACCCAGTGTGTTGACCTTGCTGGGTTAGTTAATTCTG GTGGAATGACTCTGAAAGCTGCCATGAGGGGTTGCACCACCATTTCTGAATGCACTATGATAGGAGATGGAAAAACCAATGTGGGGATGATGGACATAAAGTTAAAGCAGTTCCAATGCACACCAGCTTCTACTAGGGACATGCTGAATTCTGGGTTTACCACTCCAGACAccctcttcctctctgtgctgtcaggattcatcctggagaaggcaCTTTTCTGA